The window GCGAGCGGCAACCACAATTGCCAGGACTGCATGGTACACTCCGGCTACGAGCCCTCCGCCATACATGCCACGTTCTCAACATGGCGTGGCCTGCGGGATTCCGCCGTCACCACCATTACAGGCAAGCTGTAATCTATGAACGAGCATCGGTCACCGCATGATACGGAAATCGAGGGGGCAGAAGGCACTGTCGATGAGCTCATAGAGCGAGCCTTCCAATACCGCGGCGACGTTACTATCCAGACGGACGACGGAAAATCGCTTACCGGCTACCTCTTCAACCGTAATGCTCGCGCCAGGCAGCCGTTTGTCCAGCTGTTTGAGACCGGCACCGGTCGTGAGGTCTCCATCCCTTACGACGATATTACCCATGTGCTCTTGACCGGGCGTGACGCGGCCGCGGTATCGGTCAGGCACTTCGAGATCTTCCAGCAAAAGCGGGATGAACAGCCACAGACCGGCATGAACCCACTTCGCCCGCAAGCGGAATGAAATGTGTACCCAGACCACCGCGGCTCCCCTCCTTACGGTTGCTCCTACGCAGCGTGAACTGGGAGGACTGGGCTGCGGCAACGAGCGCACTCGCGCGAGCGTCATTGGCCTAGGACGTAATGCGGGCGAGCTGCTCGCAGGACTTCTCGACACCGCGCCATGCCGGCTGCTCCTCTCCTTGGGATACGCAGGGGCGCTCGATCCTCATCTTCACCCGGGTGAGTTGGTAGTGGGGAATTCATACCTGCATGGCTCAAGCGCAGCTGTCCATGGCGCTCCCCATGCCACCCGCGCAGCGATGCTGCTGCGTGAGTCGGGCCTCTCTGTACTGGAAGGAGCGGTCCTCACTGTGGACGAGCCTCTTCTTACGCCCCTGGCCAAGCGTCGCGCATACAACGGTAGCGGAGCGCTTGTGGTGGACATGGAAGGGCGTTGGATTGCCGATGTAGCAGCATCGAGGGATGTCCCTCTCATCGGGATCCGTGCTGTATTGGACGAAGCCTACTATCCTCTCCCTGCCTTTATCGCAACCATCGTTGCTGATGGAGGCCGTCGGGAGTGGGCACACGCACTCAGAGCGATCCTACGTCCCGCTACGGTCAGGAGCTTCCTGCCGCTCGCGCTGAAGTCGCGTAGGGCATCGCGCGCCCTGCAGATGGCTGTGCAAGCCATTCTGCCAGCAATTACGCGTCAGCTGTGACCGGGGCTTTCGCGCTGTTCACCGGTAAGCCATCGTAGGGCAGGGTGTCGAAGTTGGCCGAGAAGAGCTGTGCAAGCCGACTCCGGGAAGCGTTGGTTAGGACGCAGCAGTACTTCTTTCGCTCGCAGTGTGAGGACGGGTACTGGTGGGGCGAGCTAGAGTCCAACCCGACGATGGAGGCGGAGTATGTCATGCTCACGCACTTTATGGGGTCGGACGAAGGAGACCGGATACCACGAATTGCAGAGGATATCCGCCGCAGGCAGTCGCCCGACGGCTCCTGGCGGATGTACTATGGAGCTCCCGGGGACCTGAGCACGTCTATCGAGTGCTACTTTGCACTCAAGCTGGTTGGAGACTCTTCTGACGAGCCTCACATGGCAAAGGCCCGCGACTTCATCCTAAGGCGCGGAGGTGTTCCCAAGGCTCGCGTATTCACCAAGATATGGCTTGCCCTGTTCGGTCAGTGGGACTGGAAGGGAACGCCTGCCATGCCTCCCGACATGATGCTGTTGCCCAAGTGGGCGCCCTTCAATATCTACCGTTTCGCCAGTTGGGCGCGAGCGACCATAGTGCCGATGACCGTAATCCTCACGCTCCATCCAACGCGCCCCCCTCCGGAAAGGTCCTGGATCATGGAACTCTACCCGGAGGGCCCGGTCACATTCTCGATTTCCCGCTGGAAGGCAAAACCCTTCTCACTCAAGGGGTGGTTCCTGGTGTTGGACAGGGTCGCTCGCATCTATCGCAACCTGCCCTTTATGCCCGGTCGGGAGAGGGCAATCAAGGCTGCGGTAGACTGGATCATCAGCCACCAGGAAGCAGATGGCTCCTGGGCCGGTATCCAGCCCCCGTGGGTGTACTCGCTAATTGCTTTGAGCGCCCTGGGTTACCCACTGGATTACCCCGTTATCTCAAAGGGGCTGGAAGCTTTCAGGAAGAACTGGAGCCTCCCTTCGGGGGATGGCGCTGCACTTAGGGTACAGGCTTGCCTCTCACCAGTTTGGGATACGTGCCTTGCGATGCGCGGACTCATAGACTCTGGAGTGTCATCCAGTCATCCTGTCATACAGCGTGCCGCAGCCTGGCTCATACAAGAAGAGATCCGCGTCAAGGGCGACTGGGCCGTGTACAGACCCCACCTCGAACCCAGCGGATGGGCCTTCGAGTTCGATAATGTCCACTACCCGGACATCGACGACTCAGCTATCGTCGTGACGGATCTGGCGTTCACCAGAATGGGCGATGAATACGGCGAGCTGGCGCGGGTTGCGGCAGTCGAACGTGCTGTCAAATGGCTGACAGGGATGCAGTGCTCAAACGGCGGTTGGGCAGCGTTCGATTGGAACAATGACTCTGACGAGTTGGCGCAAATCCCGTTCGCCGACTTCGGCGAACTCCTCGACCCACCAAGCGTTGACGTGACCGCCCACGTATTGGAGATGTATGCTGCGTTGGGGTATTCGATAGAACACCCAGCCGTTCGGAGGGGGCTATCCTACATTTGGGAGCAGCAAGAGCACGACGGACCGTGGTTCGGACGCTGGGGTGTGAACTATATCTACGGGACAGGCGCAGTGCTGCCTGCCC of the Dehalococcoidia bacterium genome contains:
- the shc gene encoding squalene--hopene cyclase; amino-acid sequence: MAEKSCASRLREALVRTQQYFFRSQCEDGYWWGELESNPTMEAEYVMLTHFMGSDEGDRIPRIAEDIRRRQSPDGSWRMYYGAPGDLSTSIECYFALKLVGDSSDEPHMAKARDFILRRGGVPKARVFTKIWLALFGQWDWKGTPAMPPDMMLLPKWAPFNIYRFASWARATIVPMTVILTLHPTRPPPERSWIMELYPEGPVTFSISRWKAKPFSLKGWFLVLDRVARIYRNLPFMPGRERAIKAAVDWIISHQEADGSWAGIQPPWVYSLIALSALGYPLDYPVISKGLEAFRKNWSLPSGDGAALRVQACLSPVWDTCLAMRGLIDSGVSSSHPVIQRAAAWLIQEEIRVKGDWAVYRPHLEPSGWAFEFDNVHYPDIDDSAIVVTDLAFTRMGDEYGELARVAAVERAVKWLTGMQCSNGGWAAFDWNNDSDELAQIPFADFGELLDPPSVDVTAHVLEMYAALGYSIEHPAVRRGLSYIWEQQEHDGPWFGRWGVNYIYGTGAVLPALEALGVDMTEPRVRRAVEWILAHQNTDGGWGETCVSYADPSLRGQGESTPSQTSWALMALLAAGEARDGAVVRGVEYLLERQQEDGTWIEPQFTGCGFPGYGPGVRPEEYEPLDGANSQGPEMSAAFMINYHLYRNYFPLSALGRYAKSMQVES